One stretch of Spartobacteria bacterium DNA includes these proteins:
- a CDS encoding FadR family transcriptional regulator, with amino-acid sequence MQPIKKQRVSSMVIDAIEKMVVDNKLPPGAKLFSENELSKALEVSRASVREAIRIMEVTGRVVVKQGAGAFLADPLSAEMQPLATWLNNNRELLAEHFAVRILIEPHSAAKAAVNLDARELQQLHAACDAFDEALARNDMQALLQADKKFHLTIAKAARNRTLYMLMKTMTNSLSEGWISSLNTPGRLEKTVREHRDLLDALEQHQSEKAAELVKHHLEQALLEINEYCNDEKAEQL; translated from the coding sequence ATGCAACCGATCAAAAAACAGCGAGTTTCCAGCATGGTCATCGATGCCATCGAGAAAATGGTCGTCGACAACAAACTGCCCCCCGGGGCAAAGCTCTTTTCAGAGAATGAGTTGAGCAAGGCACTTGAGGTGAGCAGAGCTTCTGTTCGGGAAGCGATTCGGATCATGGAAGTTACAGGACGGGTGGTCGTCAAACAAGGAGCGGGAGCCTTTTTGGCCGACCCTCTTTCGGCGGAAATGCAGCCCCTGGCAACCTGGCTCAACAATAACCGGGAACTATTGGCGGAACATTTCGCAGTACGGATTCTGATCGAACCGCACAGCGCGGCCAAGGCTGCCGTAAATCTTGACGCCAGAGAACTGCAGCAGCTTCATGCGGCCTGCGACGCCTTCGACGAAGCCCTCGCCAGAAATGACATGCAGGCCCTGCTGCAAGCGGACAAGAAGTTTCATTTGACGATCGCCAAAGCCGCGCGAAACCGAACCCTCTACATGCTGATGAAAACAATGACCAACTCCCTGTCCGAGGGATGGATCTCCAGTCTCAACACACCTGGTCGTCTGGAAAAAACCGTGCGTGAGCACCGGGATCTTCTCGACGCTCTGGAACAGCACCAGTCTGAAAAAGCGGCAGAACTGGTCAAACATCACCTCGAGCAGGCTCTGCTCGAAATCAACGAATATTGCAACGACGAAAAGGCAGAACAACTATGA
- a CDS encoding MBL fold metallo-hydrolase codes for MTLRITTLIEDSRGEHLQLTKEHGLSFFIETEGHALLFDTGKSAAFLSNASELGLDLSRTETILLSHGHYDHSGGLRHLIEKVTNRFDLLVSPGFFDPKYGFNGLAYEFLGNNFDQAFLSQHSVSCSYLEEDVRQVVPHVWAIRNFPRRNAVEINNPRFYVDRDGTMEIDDFRDELAMVIETPKGLIVLLGCSHPGLLNMLDRVKSHFQQPIHTIMGGTHLVEADTERLEATAAFLQAEQIHCLGVSHCTGPAGTARLKEIFGERFFYNRTGSSLIVG; via the coding sequence ATGACACTACGCATCACCACCCTGATTGAGGACAGCCGGGGAGAACATCTTCAGCTGACAAAAGAACACGGTTTATCATTTTTTATTGAGACCGAAGGACATGCGCTTCTTTTTGACACAGGAAAAAGTGCCGCTTTCCTTAGTAATGCCAGCGAACTCGGACTTGATTTATCTCGCACGGAAACGATCTTACTCAGCCATGGACACTATGACCATTCCGGCGGTCTTCGGCATTTAATTGAAAAGGTCACAAACCGTTTTGATCTATTGGTAAGCCCCGGTTTTTTTGATCCTAAATACGGGTTTAACGGGCTGGCCTATGAATTCCTCGGCAACAACTTCGACCAGGCGTTTCTCTCGCAGCATTCGGTCAGCTGCTCCTACCTTGAAGAAGACGTCCGACAGGTCGTACCGCATGTCTGGGCTATCCGCAATTTCCCGCGCAGAAACGCGGTGGAAATCAATAATCCCCGTTTTTACGTGGATCGAGACGGTACCATGGAGATCGACGATTTTCGTGATGAACTGGCCATGGTCATCGAAACACCTAAGGGTCTGATTGTACTGCTGGGCTGCAGCCACCCGGGATTATTGAACATGCTGGATCGCGTCAAGAGCCATTTCCAGCAGCCCATCCACACCATTATGGGGGGAACTCATCTGGTGGAAGCCGACACGGAACGTCTCGAAGCAACCGCAGCGTTTCTTCAGGCAGAACAGATTCATTGCCTAGGAGTTTCACACTGCACAGGGCCGGCAGGCACAGCCCGCCTGAAAGAAATATTTGGAGAGCGATTCTTCTACAATCGAACCGGGAGTTCGCTCATCGTCGGATGA
- a CDS encoding type II toxin-antitoxin system HicB family antitoxin — protein MHNEFTAIIEHDDEWFLAYCPEVPGANGQGKNKSEAIKSLSDAIGLILQDRREDALRGLPADAERELVAIG, from the coding sequence ATGCATAATGAATTTACAGCCATAATCGAACATGATGACGAATGGTTTCTGGCCTATTGCCCGGAAGTGCCCGGAGCCAACGGACAGGGAAAGAACAAGTCGGAAGCCATAAAAAGTCTTTCGGACGCTATCGGTCTGATTTTGCAGGATCGCCGGGAAGATGCCCTGCGTGGATTGCCTGCCGATGCAGAAAGAGAGCTTGTGGCTATAGGATGA
- a CDS encoding ABC transporter permease → MAGYWISDPSKMQLVLPKKVADQLWQDVLASAVQSAITTSIEKDKSLPADGDVVEGAPAQLGYNRAWIYFRDRKTLLKARRLVEQEYKFEAKSPFDKFEGKIRLVTTARVCAWTILIITLGAACGSIFCTFLAWVSRRRYEIALLKAQGSGNMWVAGTYILQSAVAGLLAGVSGILISQRFICPFLSTWITRVFELKEAVLLVMPPQVQFLMIGAAFFVAVLAAFIPACIAARQDPWDVLREAS, encoded by the coding sequence ATGGCCGGTTACTGGATTTCAGATCCTTCTAAAATGCAGCTGGTTTTACCGAAAAAGGTGGCCGATCAGCTTTGGCAGGATGTCTTGGCCAGTGCCGTTCAGTCGGCCATCACCACATCTATCGAGAAAGACAAATCGCTGCCTGCTGATGGCGACGTTGTCGAGGGTGCCCCTGCGCAGTTGGGCTATAACCGCGCATGGATCTATTTTCGCGACCGGAAAACGCTGCTTAAAGCCCGTCGGCTGGTGGAACAGGAATATAAGTTTGAGGCCAAATCCCCATTTGACAAATTTGAGGGCAAAATCCGATTGGTGACGACCGCACGCGTTTGTGCATGGACGATTTTGATTATTACGCTTGGTGCTGCCTGTGGGTCGATCTTTTGCACGTTTCTGGCCTGGGTATCGCGTCGGCGGTATGAAATTGCCTTGCTGAAAGCACAAGGCAGCGGGAACATGTGGGTCGCCGGGACGTATATCCTGCAAAGTGCCGTCGCGGGGCTTCTGGCGGGTGTTTCGGGTATATTGATCAGCCAACGCTTTATTTGTCCGTTTCTCTCGACCTGGATCACGCGGGTATTTGAATTAAAAGAGGCTGTTTTGCTGGTCATGCCTCCGCAAGTGCAGTTCCTCATGATTGGTGCCGCCTTTTTTGTTGCGGTCTTGGCGGCCTTTATCCCTGCATGCATTGCGGCGCGACAAGATCCTTGGGATGTGTTGCGGGAGGCGTCGTAA
- a CDS encoding tetratricopeptide repeat protein, whose product MGSMFKKMAGFFWNRFAFNNLVSGNYEKAEKYFRKLYRQDSDRLGVRYNLALSRLAQKDYTEAETLFQEEIQCFGKNTERLKALGDLYWLRGERDAAADYYQQTLEHDPSGSYRHLLNARLTKCRDKTQFANAQEGLKHYEHGDLLLNANDLDQAFEEYLTAADLDDSNFQAFNNLGTILLNHRKQPAEAIPWFEKALALTSLPTLQNNLRKAQDDLAGRNKHDTGQRTSGSQPHFPGRLGTGRSLPDDY is encoded by the coding sequence ATGGGCTCCATGTTTAAGAAAATGGCTGGTTTTTTCTGGAATCGTTTTGCATTCAACAATCTGGTTTCGGGCAACTACGAGAAAGCGGAAAAGTATTTCCGCAAGCTCTATCGTCAAGATTCTGATCGGTTGGGAGTCCGTTACAATCTAGCTTTGTCCAGACTGGCTCAGAAAGACTACACAGAAGCCGAAACCCTGTTCCAGGAAGAAATACAGTGCTTTGGCAAAAATACCGAACGGCTCAAAGCCCTGGGTGATCTTTACTGGCTCCGGGGGGAAAGAGACGCCGCAGCCGACTATTATCAGCAGACGCTCGAGCATGACCCAAGCGGTTCCTACCGGCACCTGCTAAACGCCCGGCTGACAAAATGCCGCGACAAAACCCAGTTTGCCAACGCGCAGGAAGGGCTAAAGCACTATGAGCACGGCGACCTGCTGCTTAACGCCAACGACCTTGATCAGGCATTCGAAGAATACCTGACGGCAGCCGATCTCGACGACAGCAATTTTCAAGCCTTCAATAATCTCGGCACCATTCTGTTAAACCATCGCAAACAACCCGCCGAAGCCATTCCCTGGTTTGAAAAAGCCCTCGCCCTAACCTCTCTACCAACCCTGCAAAACAATCTTCGCAAGGCGCAGGACGATCTGGCCGGAAGGAACAAACATGACACAGGACAAAGAACTTCAGGATCTCAACCACATTTTCCGGGCAGGCTTGGCACAGGTCGATCCCTACCAGATGATTATTAA
- a CDS encoding ATP-binding cassette domain-containing protein, with amino-acid sequence MLSLLGFLATPSPVPSAGQFLFCGERVQHDLSQSLHSGIGSRRLSQWRADHIGFVFQNYHLMNHLTAKANVEMGLRFVSSGREVDEAEAVLNTLGMGCYIKKRTRDLSGGQKQRISVARALVKRPDVLLADEPTGNLDTANKCLVLASLLIASQRYGATVILVTHEIEHPPLVASRSIVMRDAQISEDRKLMVHDPLDLQNGGVYSSLGNTFVGDPEAERVADYVQAGTWISADEADEIILTMNAARALLQQLPDVSSVSELIGKKVWLALPSTFNHDPAASAQVSVAGIYDHLRDGACMTTPAVIQKMYSRIMAEANGTWEKTYRRMNYRIAGVASTDPHTEEVAVVPKTSSVPLLCWRYRNLSDRWIVLPEQLGVEDMSSVELTLRPEGAPSGTVHSISGECIRELPESPYTDLEKLRQKHPDGFALCSPRLWNELGFDAAPEVFTASWQPEAHYAYFYFSDLETAREARSQLQRHGLSTYMPIDRFAGLLSLVHIVTMAAGALMITILGAGTLGIVVTLFTEVDAGAAEIGLLKALGASNQLVGSVFLLKGAFIGIIGAAIGIPSGIILDGLLNHRLAGVVAEQSGLASDGFSLFYHDPWFMLLVAVGVIVLAASSAVAPALLAARRDPQEALRDE; translated from the coding sequence TTGCTCAGTTTGCTGGGCTTTTTGGCGACGCCGAGTCCGGTACCTTCGGCGGGGCAATTTTTGTTTTGCGGGGAACGGGTTCAACATGATTTATCCCAATCGCTGCACAGCGGGATTGGTTCGCGGCGGCTGTCACAGTGGCGGGCGGATCATATTGGTTTTGTGTTTCAGAACTACCATCTGATGAACCATTTGACGGCAAAGGCGAATGTGGAAATGGGGTTGCGTTTTGTATCGTCGGGACGTGAGGTGGATGAGGCGGAAGCGGTGTTGAACACGTTGGGCATGGGGTGCTACATCAAAAAGCGTACGAGGGATTTGTCGGGCGGCCAGAAGCAGCGGATTTCGGTGGCACGGGCGTTGGTGAAACGGCCGGATGTGCTGTTGGCGGATGAGCCAACGGGAAATCTGGATACGGCGAACAAGTGTCTGGTGCTGGCGAGTTTGCTCATAGCCAGTCAGCGTTATGGTGCTACGGTTATTTTGGTGACGCATGAGATTGAGCATCCGCCACTGGTGGCATCGCGGTCGATTGTGATGCGGGATGCGCAGATTTCGGAGGATCGGAAGCTCATGGTTCACGATCCGCTGGATTTACAAAATGGGGGTGTTTATTCCTCCCTTGGCAATACGTTTGTCGGTGATCCGGAGGCAGAACGTGTAGCAGATTATGTTCAGGCCGGGACATGGATTAGCGCCGATGAGGCGGACGAGATTATCTTGACCATGAATGCGGCCCGTGCGCTATTGCAGCAGCTGCCCGATGTGTCTTCGGTTTCTGAGCTGATTGGCAAAAAGGTGTGGCTGGCTCTGCCTTCGACGTTTAATCATGATCCTGCGGCCAGTGCACAGGTAAGTGTGGCGGGAATTTATGATCATCTGCGTGATGGGGCCTGTATGACGACACCTGCGGTCATCCAGAAAATGTATTCTCGTATTATGGCTGAAGCCAACGGCACCTGGGAGAAAACCTACCGCCGCATGAATTATCGCATTGCCGGGGTTGCGAGCACCGATCCGCATACCGAAGAAGTGGCGGTTGTGCCGAAGACCTCCTCTGTGCCGCTCCTTTGCTGGCGTTACCGCAATCTCAGTGATCGCTGGATCGTTCTTCCTGAGCAGCTCGGGGTAGAGGATATGTCGTCGGTGGAACTGACACTGCGACCGGAAGGGGCCCCTTCGGGAACGGTTCATAGTATCTCCGGTGAATGCATACGAGAGCTGCCCGAGTCACCATACACCGATCTGGAGAAACTGCGTCAGAAGCATCCGGACGGTTTTGCCCTGTGCTCGCCGCGTTTGTGGAACGAGCTGGGATTCGATGCCGCGCCCGAGGTGTTTACTGCATCGTGGCAGCCGGAAGCCCATTATGCCTATTTCTATTTTTCCGATCTGGAGACAGCGCGCGAAGCCCGTTCACAGCTTCAACGGCACGGGCTTTCGACCTATATGCCCATTGACCGGTTTGCCGGATTGCTGTCACTGGTTCATATTGTTACCATGGCGGCAGGTGCGCTGATGATCACGATTCTGGGTGCGGGAACGCTGGGAATCGTGGTGACGCTGTTTACCGAGGTGGATGCGGGCGCGGCTGAAATCGGGCTGCTCAAGGCGCTGGGTGCATCCAATCAGCTGGTGGGGTCGGTGTTCCTGCTCAAAGGAGCCTTTATTGGTATCATCGGTGCGGCGATTGGTATTCCCTCGGGAATCATACTGGACGGTTTGCTGAACCATCGACTGGCAGGTGTTGTTGCCGAACAGTCGGGGCTGGCGAGCGACGGATTCTCTCTTTTTTATCATGATCCATGGTTCATGCTGTTGGTCGCCGTGGGCGTCATTGTTCTTGCCGCCAGTTCTGCTGTTGCCCCCGCACTGCTGGCCGCACGCCGAGATCCACAGGAGGCATTGAGAGACGAATGA
- a CDS encoding GntP family permease: MSGIGMFAIVLIAVVGMIVLISKFKWHPFIVLLLAAYFVGMASGLPVEKTISIVKNGFGGILGNIGIVIICGTIIGVILEKTGAALTMANSILKIIGKDKAPLTMALTGYITSIPVFCDSGFVILSPINRALAEKTGKSLAIMATALSAGLYATHCLVPPTPGPIIMADTLNANLGLTILIGLGISVPVMLAGYFFAIKVAKRYQIDANPEVTLEDLLAKYGSLPSTTKSFAPIVLPIILIALKSIADFPSAPIGSGYAKAFFDFIGNPVTALILGVFLAINLIHKSEKKNTFKLLDEGIKHSASILAITGAGGALGLVLRELPLADALSNSLLQYNLGLLIPFVIAMLLKTAMGASTVAMIITSAMVAPLMIQMGLTSELARVLTVMAIGAGAMTVSHANDSYFWVVSQFSDMDTTTAYKCQTGVTLVQGVTAIIIIQIIAFLFV, from the coding sequence ATGAGTGGTATAGGAATGTTCGCGATCGTTTTGATCGCCGTGGTAGGAATGATTGTTTTGATTTCGAAATTCAAGTGGCATCCCTTCATCGTCCTGCTTTTGGCGGCGTACTTTGTCGGCATGGCATCAGGACTGCCAGTGGAAAAGACGATATCCATCGTCAAAAACGGCTTTGGCGGGATTCTAGGTAATATCGGGATCGTCATCATCTGCGGCACCATTATCGGGGTGATACTCGAGAAAACCGGGGCGGCATTGACCATGGCCAACTCGATTCTCAAAATTATCGGCAAAGATAAAGCGCCGTTGACTATGGCTCTGACGGGTTACATCACGAGCATACCTGTGTTCTGTGACTCCGGATTTGTGATTCTCTCGCCCATCAACCGGGCTTTAGCTGAAAAAACCGGCAAATCTCTAGCCATCATGGCCACAGCCCTCAGTGCCGGATTGTACGCAACCCATTGCCTGGTGCCTCCGACTCCGGGCCCGATCATCATGGCCGACACCTTAAACGCCAATCTCGGCCTGACCATTCTCATCGGATTAGGGATCTCCGTCCCGGTCATGCTTGCCGGCTATTTCTTTGCCATAAAGGTCGCTAAACGCTATCAGATCGATGCCAATCCTGAAGTCACCCTCGAAGATCTTCTTGCAAAATACGGTTCGCTTCCCAGCACCACCAAGTCTTTTGCACCAATTGTATTACCAATCATCCTTATCGCCCTCAAATCCATCGCCGATTTTCCCTCAGCCCCCATTGGCAGTGGCTATGCTAAAGCATTTTTCGACTTCATCGGCAACCCTGTAACCGCACTGATTCTAGGCGTATTCCTCGCGATCAACCTTATCCACAAAAGCGAAAAGAAAAACACCTTCAAACTTCTTGACGAAGGGATCAAACATTCCGCCTCCATTCTTGCTATCACAGGTGCGGGCGGCGCACTCGGACTCGTCCTCAGAGAACTTCCCCTGGCCGATGCCCTCAGCAATTCGCTGTTACAATATAATCTGGGACTGCTCATTCCTTTCGTCATTGCCATGTTGCTGAAAACCGCCATGGGCGCATCCACCGTCGCCATGATTATCACCTCGGCCATGGTCGCCCCGCTTATGATCCAAATGGGATTAACATCCGAACTGGCCAGAGTACTGACGGTAATGGCTATCGGTGCCGGTGCCATGACCGTATCCCACGCCAACGACAGCTACTTCTGGGTTGTATCGCAGTTTTCTGACATGGATACGACGACCGCCTATAAGTGCCAGACGGGCGTTACGCTGGTTCAAGGGGTCACCGCCATCATCATCATTCAGATCATAGCCTTTCTCTTTGTTTAA